In a single window of the Callithrix jacchus isolate 240 chromosome 1, calJac240_pri, whole genome shotgun sequence genome:
- the RAB20 gene encoding ras-related protein Rab-20 isoform X2, which produces MKCGHRRGRKKCTWREQFHGLGSMYCRGAAAIILTYDVNHPQSLVELEERFLGLTETASKDCLFAIVGNKVDLTEEGPLEGQEKGECSPNLDSGGCLPSRVPKQVHLEDAVALYKKILRYKMLDEQDMPAAEQMCFETSAKTGYNVDLLFETLFDLVVPMILRQRAERPSHTVDISSHKPPKRTRSGCCA; this is translated from the coding sequence GGCGGGAGCAGTTCCACGGCCTGGGCTCCATGTACTGCCGAGGAGCGGCTGCCATCATCCTCACCTATGATGTGAATCACCCGCAGAGCCTGGTGGAGCTGGAGGAACGCTTCCTGGGCCTGACGGAGACAGCCAGCAAAGACTGCCTCTTCGCCATCGTGGGGAACAAAGTGGACCTAACTGAGGAGGGGCCCTTGGAGGGCCAGGAGAAGGGAGAGTGCAGTCCCAATTTGGACAGCGGGGGCTGTCTCCCCTCCAGGGTGCCTAAGCAGGTGCATCTGGAGGACGCGGTGGCCCTTTATAAAAAGATCCTGAGGTACAAGATGCTGGATGAGCAGGACATGCCGGCCGCTGAGCAGATGTGCTTTGAGACCAGTGCCAAGACGGGCTACAATGTGGACCTCCTGTTTGAGACCCTGTTTGACCTGGTGGTGCCAATGATCTTACGGCAGAGAGCTGAGAGGCCGTCACACACGGTGGACATATCCAGCCATAAGCCACCCAAGAGGACCAGATCTGGGTGTTGTGCCTGA